Below is a window of Camelina sativa cultivar DH55 chromosome 11, Cs, whole genome shotgun sequence DNA.
ATCCACTTCCTCCGGTTGATGATAACAGCTCGGCTTCAGGACAGACAAGAGTAAAAATTTCTCGATGTATACTTTCTCTTCGTGAAAAGGTTGCAGGACCTCCAGGaccataatttttgtttctcaagttCCCAGAATCATCATAAGATGTTACAGGCAGTGTAACCATTTCAAGGGACAACTCTACAAAATCTTTCAAAGCACCAAGGTTTCTCGAACACTCTCGCAAGTAACCCAACACCTCCCAGAGCAAAGTTACCCAACCTTCTTGTCTGAACAAGCTTGCAGCGATATTGAAAAAGAATTTTGCGTTGTTGAGATCAGCCAAATCAAAGTACTCCCGGGCTACTTCAAATGCACACAAAGCAGCCATCCTCCGGGCTTTAAGGTTGGTGAATGAATCATAAGATCTCTTCAGCCACGCAATAATTTCATAGGAATCCTGAAATCTCTTTGCTTCTGAAATTGTAAATCGTGTGTACTCTTCATCCGTTATACTGCAAAGACATTAGAAACTCATACCATTAGAGGTGGTGATAGCATAgttatatactaattttttacACAGACTTATGGGGTGAATTATGAACAACTTACGAGTGAAGTGTGAGAGATTCTCCCTTCTCTTCTCTCGTCTCACACAACTGAGCGAACTGACCCACATAGAGTGATGGAGTAATGGATTCTGAGCAGCTATCAATCTCTTGAGCTGTTTCAGACATTGACAATAACAATTCCAGGGCACATTTCTTATCTTTCAAGTAATGAGCAGCCAACTGCGTATAGAAAGAAATTCCCAGTGGATAAGAACATTATACTTTCAAACACACTGTAACTAGGCAAAGACTGCTCAGACATATATGGGAAAGAGGAAGAAATTAAGCATTAGCTTCGAGGTAGGTGTTAAGTTTATATAGTGTAGTTTTGAGAGAATGGTAAAAGACACAAAAAGATTTAACACCAAGTGTAGATTATGTTCCGACTATGAGTTAGATGGAGAAAATTTGACTGACCTGAAAATAATAGGCAGGATAAAACTCAAACTCAGTCAAAGATATATCCGCAGTTTCTTGGTTTAAGGAAGAAAAGCTCTGAACTGTTGCGGAGCTTGTCTCCAGCAACTCAGCAAAGACAAGAAACTGCCTACTCATCCAGTCCCaatggagaaaaataaattCTGTGGATCCAACAACCTTTTCATATGATGCTTTATGTTGATGAAACCATGTTACTGCTTCTATGAGTTTTCCACCGTGTAACAGAAGCGTTGATATCTTGAAATGCAATTGCTCAGCTATGGTCTTGATCTCGACCAAGCGTTGTATTGCAGGCAGCCTAGTTGATGTACCGATCATCTGTGCATAAACAAAATTGGTCGTCAAAATTGAATGTGTGGAAACCACCGACAAATATACATAACCTTAAAACCATATATGCATCAAAAGCGGCTTCTTGACAAGAAGCAGAATACATTAGGGTGACAGATGAGTTAGAAAAACCACAATAATTAGTGAAAGACCTCGTGCAGGGAATGGTAGGCGTCTTCATAAAACTTCAGTGCTTCACCCCAATCTCTACGGAACTCTGCATATACAGCGACCTAGCAGACATGGCAAGAATGAGCCTTCCTTTTCCAagatattttgaaataaaatgatTCGAGTTAGCAGAGAGGTAACAAAAAAGCTTACTTTAAAACAGTAGCGAACATTCAAATCAGGAGAATTGGAACTCCTTCTCTCAACTCGGCTTTTGATTCTCCGTCCTTCTTCTTTGTAATATGCAAGGGCCAACTCTGCAAATGCAGAAGCGATCCTGCAAACATATTGTGTTGAGATGCATTGAAGCAAAAGCCTCTTGGTCTAGGACCAGgtgcaaaacagaaaatatgaaaagagGAGAGAAACATGCCTggagagagagactgagagtTCAGAATCTATGCTGGAATTGAAGAAGAGCACGTACTTAGAATCTAACTCTGCACGCTTGCGCAATGCCACAAGACGATCTTCGCTTAGTTCCTCTAGAAAAAGTCGGGAAGGAGTAAGCAACGAGTTCGGGGATGAAATGgttaataaaaaagatttaatcGGAGAGAAATGCTACCCTGGGGAGAAGACTGGACCACGACAACCACCAGTTTGATGTTTTTGGGACGGATTACGGATCTATGAACGGAGATCGCTTTGTTAGTTAATCCgtaagtgtttttaaaaaaaaaatcaaaggggTGGGGGAAGGAAACAAGGGAAACAAATAAGGGAGATGAGGAAATACTTGAGGCTGTCGAGATCGGAGCAGACCTGTAGCCATTGAGTTGGATCGCCAAAGATGTGATGTGAGGGAAAGAAGGCGGCGACCAGTGCAGGGACCTTGGTGCGATGCTTCAGCAACCAATCCCGCTTCAAGATGCCGCCGCATCTGGAAGGAACGGTAGGAGAAGAATCGGAGACACTGAGAGGATCTCTGAAGGAAGAGGCTCGGCTGATCTGATCATCATGAGCAAGGAGAAGCGAGATATGTGACAAGTCGGGGAAGGCCAGAGCGTTGATGGGAGGCTGCTGGGAGTGGAGATGCTTCGTAATGGACGCCTGTAGCTCCGAGTATCCGAAAAGAGCCACCAGACTTACCGGCGGCGTCCTGAGCTCTTCCGGGTATTCCTCCATCTAGCTCGCCGGGGAGTGTCTCTGAGACTCGGAGGACGCGTTGAATTGTGGCAAGGAAGGATCTGAAACGGAAACATTGCCTGGGCTTGATACGGGCCTTTCATAATAGTGTAGCTGTCAGATCTGGTTTTAAACTTTATGTGGCGTTACGGATAATATACATAGTTCATCTAACCCACTTAATAGGGCTTTTAACAGGCCTTTAATCAATAAGTGAATGGGGCAAGTCCAGTTGTCAGATCTGATTTAAATTTACAGTTTCTAGTTACATCACCCGGTAAAAGATAATGCATCgacttatacaaaaaaaaacaatttgaattGGTTGCATTTAGTGATGTTAAAACGGGCTAACAGCCCGCGGGCCTTAACGGGCTGTATATAAAAATTTCGGCCCATTACCCgtttattatttcttatggaATTTTTCCTCAAAACGCTGTAGTTTCACTgtagggtttttgttttctctatcttGTCGTCGGTTCCTCCTCCAAGCCTCCCAAGAGATTTTTAACGCCACCTCCGTCATCACTTCCGGCGAATATTTCGTCATCACCTCCGTCATCACCTCCACAGATTCAGAGgtctctctctaatctctaaTCCCTCAATTCAATTTGCTTTGTGGGTTTTGGTGTGGTCTTGTTCTGTGTTGTTGTATGATTCATTTGGCTTTGTGGGTTTTGTTAGAGAAGTACCCCACATATGAAATTGAACATTTGTACTTGTTTCTCGTATATGCAGATCATATCAGAGAAGAATCGCCGTGAGATCTCCAAGTACCTCTTCAAAGGTACGAACTTGTTTTGAGCTTATGAATCTAGTGGTCTTCTTAGTAAATGGGTTTATGCATAGAAATACAAtagcattgattgattgagTGGTTGACTGATCCAGTTCTTAGTAAAGATTTGAGTTGTATAATCATCTTTCTCATATAGCATTGTTTCTGAAATTTGCATTGCTTAACATCATAAACATGTAATTCAGGTGTTTGAAGCTGAGCATGTTACTACGGGAAACATTAGATTTTACTTTGGTACCAGCACTCTTGCTCTGGTaatcaatctctctctgttttttaagAGTTCATCATCGAGTCTTTTGTTTTccagtttgtttggtttggtgagTAGATACAGAATGTTTGAGTTGCTTTGCATATATATCAGCATCTGAGTCTCATTTTTATAAGCATTTCACATATGTCTcctcttttattaattttgcagAATGGACTTAGAAACTGAACATTTGATAGCAAGGCTTAATGCTCAAAGTGATTATATGGATATGTCTCCTCCTTACAGAAACTGTTTGCTTCTAAAGAACGTTCAAGCTTTGCTCTGTACCCGTAATTGGTTACGTGGTTTTGCAGATTATGAAGGTAACTAAACTCTTAACTTTTACATAAAACTATTTTCCATAAAACTCTTAACTTTAACAGGTAACATAGAGAACAACTATGACATTGACACAACAACATGTACTTCAGAAGAATGTTCAAGATCAGGAGATTTTATCATGCATTGAATATGTTGCTTCTGGTGTggtcttgttctgttttgttttggcttcgtcttcctcttcgtAAGATTCAATGAGAAGTAGTAGTGTCATACGGCTTTAGGAATTGTATTATTTGAGGCTTTAAGATGAGAATTTGGTTTATTATACTCTTTCTAGTAGTACTAGTGGATGATGATCCAaattggtttgtttggtaataGTGGGTTTTGTTGTATCATACAAGTA
It encodes the following:
- the LOC104727449 gene encoding trafficking protein particle complex subunit 11, whose amino-acid sequence is MEEYPEELRTPPVSLVALFGYSELQASITKHLHSQQPPINALAFPDLSHISLLLAHDDQISRASSFRDPLSVSDSSPTVPSRCGGILKRDWLLKHRTKVPALVAAFFPSHHIFGDPTQWLQVCSDLDSLKSVIRPKNIKLVVVVVQSSPQEELSEDRLVALRKRAELDSKYVLFFNSSIDSELSVSLSRIASAFAELALAYYKEEGRRIKSRVERRSSNSPDLNVRYCFKVAVYAEFRRDWGEALKFYEDAYHSLHEMIGTSTRLPAIQRLVEIKTIAEQLHFKISTLLLHGGKLIEAVTWFHQHKASYEKVVGSTEFIFLHWDWMSRQFLVFAELLETSSATVQSFSSLNQETADISLTEFEFYPAYYFQLAAHYLKDKKCALELLLSMSETAQEIDSCSESITPSLYVGQFAQLCETREEKGESLTLHSITDEEYTRFTISEAKRFQDSYEIIAWLKRSYDSFTNLKARRMAALCAFEVAREYFDLADLNNAKFFFNIAASLFRQEGWVTLLWEVLGYLRECSRNLGALKDFVELSLEMVTLPVTSYDDSGNLRNKNYGPGGPATFSRRESIHREIFTLVCPEAELLSSTGGSGFNLATDSPLHLEIDLVSPLRPVLLASVAFHEQIIKPHAMCSITLSLLSHLPIPVEIDHLEVQFNQSTCNFVIRNSQRPLWASSSNTVESGSQVENEPSLVLVPNNWLRLTYAINSEQSGKLECLSVLAKLGPLFTISSRAESPAAMEDLSLWKHENRVESLPTKDPVLAVFGQKATQVDEPEPQVDVSLGASGPALVGEDFTMPIVVTSKGHAVYNGELKINLVDVGGGGLFSPRETEPFSLESHHVEICGIDGAEGNDESESETGNIKKIQQSFGLVSVPDLKEGESWTCKLEIKWHRPKPVMLFVSLGYLPHGSEANTQKVHIHKSLQIEGKMPLLISNRFMLPYRRDHLLLNRIKPAPDSEDMSSLPLNEKSVLVVSAKNCSEIALKLVSMSIKFDDEQGETSCLIQQGGDSPSSANLAPGEEFKKVFTVIPTTRTSKLGLGSVHLKWRREGGNITEACVSTKHKLPEVNVEASPLVMSLNCPPYAILGEPFTCAVRICNQTQLLQEAKFAMADAQSFVLSGSHSNTVSVLPKSEHVLSYKLVPLTCGEQQLPKITLTSVRYSAEFQPSAVASSVFVFPSAPHAEKANSAAK